The following proteins are co-located in the Peromyscus maniculatus bairdii isolate BWxNUB_F1_BW_parent chromosome 23, HU_Pman_BW_mat_3.1, whole genome shotgun sequence genome:
- the LOC143270411 gene encoding zinc finger BED domain-containing protein 4-like: MNEFSRGKNGKDLGTSCLIRHMWRAHRSIVLQENGGNTGIPPLYPMPPTLLPALMPPEGELNSASLSPGKQVKECPSAPSSPERLPEDLSSHTNPGDVSREDVSMLSSSDDLGEASVVSSPEKQPADTGSSRFESGTVFQQNKKVMRRLKSEVWHHFSLAPMDSLKAVCRYCSCVISRGKKGDVGTSCLMRHLYRRHPEVVGNQKNFLGASLANSPYATLASAESSSKLTDLPAVVRKNHQGVFPAHSKKTSKLWNHFSICSADSTKVVCLHCGRTISRGKKPTNLGTSCLLRHLQRFHGHVLKNDGSEATLPRSSGVRRPLAMELSGASSFRDSTEKFYDSHPVAKKITSLIAEMIALDLQPYSLVDNIGFNRLLEYLKPQYSLPSPSYFSRTAIPGMYDNVKQIIMSHLKEAESGVVHFTSGIWMSSQTREYLTLTAHWVTFCVERPLPDRPWEKEEPVVWGTSEAIKYHFGDMLQPLTRVNASKPSEGRRCGKITLLRDFRSYMNKHLQKAGANTTPQEGVQGPVLEVAGWGGSAVLSPGGGSSSPLPQPRAPAELFTHSLLPSKDHTKLILCPLMAAVTSINKNRDFHTYCLSLLEEYGCCEELGRQLCSAHTMVDRLLSSKSTCNRSRTTPRPLSFGLVPLYAASSAWDCIAGFPGLLFRAPVHGAG, encoded by the exons ATGAATGAATTCAGCAGAGGGAAGAATGGGAAGGACCTGGGCACAAGCTGCCTCATCAGGCACATGTGGAGAGCACATCGATCCATTGTACTACAGGAGAATGGGGGCAACACAGGCATCCCACCATTGTACCCTATGCCTCCAACCCTGCTGCCTGCCCTGATGCCCCCAGAGGGGGAGCTAAACTCTGCATCGTTGTCTCCAGGCAAACAAGTCAAAGAGTGCCCTTCTGCCCCCTCATCCCCAGAGAGGCTGCCTGAGGACTTGTCATCACACACAAATCCTGGGGATGTGTCCCGGGAAGACGTGTCCATGTTGTCATCCTCTGATGACCTGGGGGAGGCCTCTGTAGTGTCCTCtccagagaagcagccagcagaTACAGGAAGTTCAAGGTTTGAATCGGGCACTGTCTTCCAGCAAAATAAGAAGGTCATGAGAAGACTGAAGTCAGAAGTCTGGCATCACTTCTCCCTGGCCCCCATGGACAGTCTCAAAGCAGTGTGCCGGTACTGTAGCTGTGTGATTAGTCGGGGTAAGAAGGGGGACGTAGGCACCAGTTGTTTGATGCGACATCTGTACAGACGCCACCCCGAGGTTGTCGGGAACCAGAAGAACTTTTTGGGTGCAAGTTTGGCAAACTCGCCATATGCCACTTTGGCTTCTGCAGAAAGCTCCTCCAAATTAACTGACTTGCCAGCAGTGGTCAGAAAAAACCATCAAGGTGTGTTTCCTGCTCATAGCAAGAAGACCTCAAAGCTGTGGAACCACTTCTCTATTTGCTCTGCAGACTCAACAAAGGTGGTATGCCTGCACTGTGGCCGCACCATCAGCAGGGGCAAGAAGCCCACCAACCTGGGCACCAGCTGTCTCTTGAGACACCTGCAGCGGTTCCATGGCCATGTCCTCAAGAACGATGGCTCAGAGGCCACTCTGCCCCGTTCTTCAGGAGTCCGGAGACCTCTGGCCATGGAGCTCTCAGGAGCTTCCTCTTTCCGTGACTCAACAGAGAAGTTCTATGACTCTCATCCAGTTGCCAAAAAAATCACAAGTCTCATAGCTGAAATGATTGCACTTGACCTTCAGCCATACTCCCTTGTAGACAACATTGGCTTTAACAGGCTGCTTGAATACTTGAAACCTCAATACTCTTTACCCTCCCCTTCTTACTTCTCTAGAACAGCTATCCCAGGTATGTATGACAATGTGAAGCAGATAATTATGTCACATCTGAAGGAAGCCGAGAGTGGTGTGGTCCACTTCACCTCCGGAATATGGATGAGTAGCCAGACTCGTGAGTACCTGACCCTTACAGCTCACTGGGTCacctttt GTGTAGAGAGACCCTTGCCTGACCGTCCCTGGGAAAAGGAGGAGCCAGTGGTTTGGGGAACAAGTGAGGCCATCAAGTACCACTTCGGTGACATGCTGCAGCCTCTGACCAGGGTCAATGCCTCCAAGCCCTCAGAGGGAAGGAGGTGCGGCAAG ATCACTCTCCTCCGGGATTTCCGAAGTTACATGAATAAACACCTGCAGAAGGCAGGGGCCAACACCACACCCCAGGAAG GTGTGCAGGGGCCTGTACTTGAGGTGGCTGGGTGGGGTGGAAGTGCTGTCCTTTCACCAGGTGGGGGGTCTTCCTCCCCTTTGCCTCAACCTCGGGCACCAGCTGAACTCTTCActcactcccttcttccctccaaggACCACACCAAACTTATCCTGTGCCCCCTGATGGCAGCTGTGACCTCCATCAACAAGAACCGGGACTTCCACACATACTGCCTGAGCCTTCTGGAGGAATATGGCTGCTGCGAGGAGCTGGGTAGACAGCTATGCTCTGCCCACACCATGGTAGACAGGCTGCTGAGCTCAAAGTCTACCTGCAACAGATCGAGGACAACTCCTAGGCCTCTGTCCTTTGGGCTGGTGCCCCTTTACGCTGcaagctctgcctgggactgcATTGCTGGGTTTCCGGGACTGCTGTTCAGAGCCCCTGTCCATGGGGCTGGGTAG